GACTATACTTAACCGCTCTTAGTAGCTTGGGGAAAGGTTTCGGGAATCCATCCCAAATATATTTCTCCTCAGGAGGCCCTTCCTTCTCTCCTGAGTAGATTTCTTCTACATTTGTTACGAACTGGAGTATAGCTTCAAGGCCTGTCCTAAGCATAAATGCGTGGATGAAGCCACTAACATCTAGCGGGTATCGGAGACACTGAAAAATACGGTGTAGATCGTGTTCGTTTCCAATCAGGCCCAAGGTCTCAAATATAGCATATCGAAGCCAGGTATTACTTTCGTTATTCAAAACACCAAGCAACTTCTTGGAGAGGATAGAGCTAGGCACCTCTGATTCAACAAAGCCCAGGCCTTCAGCAGCAGCAATCTGAACATTTGGGTCCGCATCGTAAAGGGCCTCAAATAAATGTGGCAAAGCCATATCGGCACCAAGTTTTCCTAATAGCTCTATGGCTAGCTTCTTTTTAGCTCCAGATGAGCTTTGATAAAATCTAATTAGGCTGCTACTGATGATTGAGGGGTCCATAGAATGTATAATGTCAATGGCGATACTCCGCAGATTTGCGTCATGCCCTTGAAGCAGTTCGAGCGCCAACTCAAGAACCTCTGATCCGCCTATAGTCGTTAAAGAGCGGAGGGCTGCATCGACCACGCCCTTATTCTCATCTCTTAGTAAATGAAAAAGAATCCGGACAGAATCTTCATTTCGCTCATTTCCGAGCTTCTTTGCGTAATCCCTGCGGGCGGTTGCATCAAGACCGTTTAACCTTGACAACATATCATTTTCTTCCACCTTAAGCCACCTCGTTGCCAAAGATTATTGCGGGCGTAAGGGAGCTAGTATCAATTATTAAGGCAACGCGGCCGTCCCCCAGGATAGTTGCTCCACCGATTCCGGCGATGTTCCCCACGTAATCACTTAGCGTCTTTATTACTATCTCTGTCCGCCCAACCAATGCGTCTACTGTCAAACCAACCCGTCCCAGGCGAGTCTCCATCACCAGCAGGTATCGGGCATGGCTTTCTGAGGCATTCCCGGTACCGTAGATATTCCCAAGGTAGGCAACGGGCAAAATCTCTGATTTTATATCGACGCATGTTTGGCCAAGCATGGTTTCCAAGGAAAGTGTTTCGATGTCTACTATTTCAACGATTGAAGATAAAGGTACCGCAATCGTTTCAGTCATGACATTTACTAGGAGAGCATCGACAATTGATAATGTAAGTGGCAACTTGACCCTAAAGGTAGTGCCCTTGTCTTTCTCCGTGATGATCTCTATATTGCCCCTGAGTTTCTCCACTTGAGTCTTCACAACGTCCATGCCCACCCCACGGCCAGATATATCGGTAATCTTTTCAGACGTTGAGAATCCTGGCAGAAAAATCAGGCTTAAAATCTCCTTTTCAGTCATGCTGTCTACAGTTAAACCTCGCGCAAGAG
This region of Bacillota bacterium genomic DNA includes:
- a CDS encoding HEAT repeat domain-containing protein, with the translated sequence MEENDMLSRLNGLDATARRDYAKKLGNERNEDSVRILFHLLRDENKGVVDAALRSLTTIGGSEVLELALELLQGHDANLRSIAIDIIHSMDPSIISSSLIRFYQSSSGAKKKLAIELLGKLGADMALPHLFEALYDADPNVQIAAAEGLGFVESEVPSSILSKKLLGVLNNESNTWLRYAIFETLGLIGNEHDLHRIFQCLRYPLDVSGFIHAFMLRTGLEAILQFVTNVEEIYSGEKEGPPEEKYIWDGFPKPFPKLLRAVKYSLEESEGSLRDPINVELSRILRQLLL